The Primulina huaijiensis isolate GDHJ02 chromosome 17, ASM1229523v2, whole genome shotgun sequence genome window below encodes:
- the LOC140962493 gene encoding probable polygalacturonase, with protein MNYLGRSTFSCLQILALVLGVMNGVECRKARILESFEYSAISCRSHSASIEEFGGVGDGVTLNTNAFQEAVNQLSQYGSDGGAQLFVPAGKWLTGSFNLTSHFTLYLHSDAVLLASQDISSWPVVDPLPSYGHGRDAAGGRYISLIFGTNLTDVVITGENGTIDGQGELWWWQFHGKKLKYTRPYLIEIMHSGNIQISNLTLVNSPSWNIHPVYSSNIIIQGITILAPITSPNTDGINPDSCTNTRIEDNYIVSGDDCIAVKSGWDEYGISYGMPTKQLLIRRLTCVSPYSAAIALGSEMSGGIEDVRAQDITAIHTESGIRIKTAVGRGGYVKDIYVKGMNLHTMKWVFWMTGNYGSHADNHYDPNALPKITGINYRDVVAENVSMAARLEGISGDPFTGICISNVTIGMALKAKKYPWTCVEVEGISSGVIPPPCNLLPDQGEEKQGMCDFPSDTLAIETLELQKCSYSMKYM; from the exons ATGAACTACTTGGGGAGAAGTACCTTTTCCTGTCTTCAA ATCCTTGCACTGGTCCTCGGTGTTATGAACGGAGTTGAATGCAGAAAGGCAAGAATTCTGGAGTCATTTGAGTATTCAGCCATCAGTTGCAGGAGTCACAGTGCATCAATAGAAGAATTTGGTGGGGTTGGAGATGGAGTTACATTGAACACAAATGCATTTCAAGAAGCAGTTAACCAACTAAGCCAATATGGTTCAGATGGTGGGGCTCAGCTCTTTGTTCCTGCTGGTAAATGGTTGACAGGAAGCTTCAATCTCACAAGTCATTTCACTCTGTATCTCCATAGTGATGCAGTTCTTCTTGCCTCTCAG GATATAAGTTCCTGGCCTGTTGTTGATCCCTTGCCGTCCTATGGTCATGGAAGAGATGCGGCTGGGGGACGATACATCAGTCTCATCTTTGGGACAAATCTCACTGATGTTGTGATCACAG GTGAGAATGGTACAATTGATGGTCAAGGTGAACTATGGTGGTGGCAGTTTCACGGTAAAAAGCTAAAATATACAAGACCTTACCTTATTGAAATCATGCATTCAGGCAACATCCAAATTTCCAATCTAACACTTGTGAATTCTCCATCATGGAATATTCACCCTGTTTACAGCAG CAATATAATTATACAAGGCATTACAATCCTAGCACCAATAACATCACCGAACACAGATGGGATAAATCCAG ATTCTTGCACAAACACAAGAATTGAAGACAACTACATCGTCTCAGGAGATGATTGTATTGCAGTAAAAAGTGGGTGGGATGAATACGGTATAAGCTACGGGATGCCTACAAAACAACTACTAATTAGACGCCTCACCTGTGTTTCACCTTACAGTGCCGCCATAGCCTTAGGGAGTGAAATGTCGGGCGGGATTGAAGATGTGAGAGCTCAAGACATAACAGCCATTCACACAGAATCAGGTATCAGAATCAAGACAGCAGTAGGCAGAGGTGGCTATGTAAAAGACATATATGTAAAAGGCATGAATTTACATACCATGAAATGGGTATTCTGGATGACCGGAAACTACGGCTCTCATGCTGACAACCATTATGATCCAAATGCGCTACCGAAGATAACTGGGATCAACTACCGGGATGTGGTGGCTGAAAACGTATCTATGGCGGCAAGACTAGAGGGAATTTCGGGTGATCCATTCACCGGGATTTGCATTTCTAATGTGACTATAGGGATGGCACTGAAGGCTAAGAAGTATCCATGGACTTGTGTCGAGGTGGAGGGGATTTCAAGTGGGGTGATACCACCACCGTGTAATCTGCTGCCTGATCAGGGTGAAGAGAAACAAGGAATGTGTGACTTTCCTTCAGACACTTTGGCTATTGAGACTTTGGAGCTACAGAAATGTTCCTACAGCATGAAATACATGTAA
- the LOC140963244 gene encoding brassinosteroid-responsive RING protein 1-like translates to MSSLIGVMGFTEILRPKITFLLWEFFKKFIIFTLFKLMGFSGSPETETRLQENQTRKPTTVIEISEQSANANAHAHAGSREISGSCAVCLCEYLGGEEIRCLRTCEHVFHRRCLDRWMNRDQWTCPLCRTPITPPQISLLAVNVFVDLDSEDHGM, encoded by the coding sequence ATGAGCAGCTTGATTGGGGTAATGGGCTTCACAGAAATACTACGTCCCAAGATTACATTTTTATTGTGGGAATTCTTcaagaaatttataattttcactCTCTTCAAGCTCATGGGCTTCTCAGGCTCTCCTGAAACTGAAACACGTCTCCAAGAAAATCAGACCCGGAAGCCCACCACGGTGATCGAGATCTCTGAACAGTCCGCCAACGCCAACGCCCACGCCCACGCCGGAAGCAGAGAAATATCAGGAAGCTGCGCGGTTTGCTTGTGCGAGTATCTGGGAGGAGAAGAAATCAGGTGCTTGCGGACTTGTGAGCACGTTTTCCACCGGAGATGCCTGGACCGTTGGATGAACCGCGATCAGTGGACTTGCCCGCTGTGCAGAACCCCGATTACGCCGCCTCAAATTTCGTTGCTAGCTGTTAATGTTTTCGTCGACCTGGACTCAGAAGATCATGGCATGTAA